The window CACCATTACTGACACTCTCGCTGACGAGTTTAACCATCGTATACATGTAAGAAATGCATCTAAATATTCTCTAAAAGTGATATAATCCATTGTAATAGCAACAATTTAGTATTATAAAAGATGAAGGGATGGAATAGCTTAAATGTTCTCATTGATCATTGGATTGTGGTCTTGGTATACATGTACTTATTTTCTCACATGtgtaaaaaaaagccaaaatatAAGAAGTCAATTTCAAAACAATCAGTCAACTTTTTATAAACTTTTCTCTTGTGTAATTAACTGAAATTTCTGAAATCAAGTGGTTGATGCGTTCTTAATACCTTCAATAATTTGACTTCACAATTGTGCGTATCTGCTGATAAACTTAATGGCACTTAGCTATATGATTTTATGTTGttgaaaatataatttgacTTCAAAATTATGAATATGTGCCGATAAACTTGACTGCACTTTTAGTTTTAGATATATGATCTTAACAGTGAATCCCCATATTTTCTATATATGATCCGAATATTCTCACAAATTTTAGCTTAATAATTTTGATGTTCTACCTCTTCTCACTTGTTCTATATTTATGTTTGCTAATTTGCAGATTTCACAGAAGATAAGAGCACCTCTGTTGCAGTAGGAAAGGGTGGTGTCAACGTTGATGCTGGAAAAGGAAAGCCCGGAGGCACCCATGTCGATGTTGGGAAGGGTACCGGAGTGCATGTGGACGCTGGAAAGGGAAAGCCTGGAGGCACCAATGTAAACGTCGGGAAGGGCGGAGTGCACGTGGAAGCCGGAAAAGGAAAGCCAGGCGGCGGCACTAAGGTGAACGTAGGAGGCAAAGGCGGTGTTGGGGTGAACACCGGGAAGGGAACCAACGTTGGTGTTGGCAAAGGAGGAGTGTCCGTAAACACAGGGCCCAAGGGAAAGCACGTGTATGTTGGAGTAAAACCAGGAGAAAGCCCTTTTGTATACAAGTATGCAGCCACGGAAACCCAACTCCATCAAGACCCAAACGTCGCTATTTTCTTCTTGGAGAAAGACATGCGTCCTGGAACAACAATGAAATTGCACTTCACCACGAATTCAAACACACAAACCTTCGTGCCGCGCGAAACTGCGGAATCCTTCCCATTTTCGTCGAACAAGCTGCCAGAAATCTTCAACCAATTTTCAGTGAAATCGGGTTCTGTGGAAGCGGATATAATCACTGGTACGATTCAAGAGTGCGAGAATCCAGCCATTAGAGGAGAGGAGAAATATTGTGCTACCTCTTTGGAGTCCATGATTGACTTCAGCACTTCCAAGCTTGGAGGAGAAAATGTTCGAGCAATTTCGACAGAAGCCGGGAAAGGAGCCACTCTGCAGAAGTACACAATAGCTTCTGGAGTGAAGAAGTTGGCGGCGGATAAGTCCGTCGTGTGTCACAAGCAGAACTATCCCTATGCTGTTTTTTACTGCCATGCAACGAAAACAACCAGAGCTTATGTGGTGCCCCTTAAAGGTGCTGATAGGGTGAATGTTAAGGCAGTAGCAGTCTGCCACACAGACACATCAGATTGGAACCCTAAACATTTGGCCTTCCAAGTCCTCAAAGTCAAGCCGGGAACTGTTCCGGTCTG of the Pyrus communis chromosome 1, drPyrComm1.1, whole genome shotgun sequence genome contains:
- the LOC137729181 gene encoding BURP domain protein RD22-like codes for the protein MGFCLPHILAFLTLTLVACHAALPPQLYWNSVLPNSKMPKAISELLQPADFTEDKSTSVAVGKGGVNVDAGKGKPGGTHVDVGKGTGVHVDAGKGKPGGTNVNVGKGGVHVEAGKGKPGGGTKVNVGGKGGVGVNTGKGTNVGVGKGGVSVNTGPKGKHVYVGVKPGESPFVYKYAATETQLHQDPNVAIFFLEKDMRPGTTMKLHFTTNSNTQTFVPRETAESFPFSSNKLPEIFNQFSVKSGSVEADIITGTIQECENPAIRGEEKYCATSLESMIDFSTSKLGGENVRAISTEAGKGATLQKYTIASGVKKLAADKSVVCHKQNYPYAVFYCHATKTTRAYVVPLKGADRVNVKAVAVCHTDTSDWNPKHLAFQVLKVKPGTVPVCHFLPSDHVVWVPNQKST